Proteins encoded together in one Rhizobium bangladeshense window:
- the murB gene encoding UDP-N-acetylmuramate dehydrogenase produces the protein MKQVNGEKLLASLGDGVKDIRGRITPDAPMDRVTWFRAGGLAELMFQPHDVDDLIAFLKILPEEVPLTVVGVGSNILVRDGGIPGVVLRLSAKGFGFVELAGENRILAGAICPDKHVAAMAMDNGIGGFHFFYGIPGGIGGAARMNAGANGVETRERLVEVNAVDRKGNKHVLSNAEMGYSYRHSKAPADLIFTAVLFEGYPEDRAQIRAEMDAVRNHRETVQPVREKTGGSTFKNPPGHSAWKLIDEAGCRGLVIGGAQMSSLHCNFMINMGQATGYDLEYLGEQVRREVFEKEGIKLEWEIKRLGVFMPGREVRPFQGVTSE, from the coding sequence ATGAAACAGGTGAATGGGGAAAAGCTTCTCGCGTCTCTCGGAGACGGTGTAAAGGATATCCGCGGCCGTATCACGCCGGATGCCCCCATGGACCGTGTCACCTGGTTCAGGGCCGGCGGCCTGGCCGAACTGATGTTCCAGCCGCATGACGTCGATGATCTGATTGCCTTCCTGAAGATATTGCCGGAAGAGGTGCCGCTGACAGTGGTCGGCGTCGGTTCCAACATCCTGGTGCGCGACGGCGGTATTCCAGGCGTGGTGCTGCGTCTGTCGGCCAAGGGTTTCGGCTTCGTCGAGCTTGCCGGCGAAAACCGCATCCTCGCCGGCGCCATCTGCCCTGACAAACATGTCGCGGCGATGGCCATGGACAATGGCATCGGCGGCTTCCATTTCTTCTATGGCATCCCGGGCGGCATCGGCGGCGCGGCGCGAATGAATGCCGGCGCTAACGGCGTGGAGACGCGTGAGCGGCTGGTCGAGGTCAACGCCGTCGACCGCAAGGGCAACAAGCATGTGCTTTCCAATGCAGAAATGGGTTATTCCTACCGGCATTCAAAGGCACCCGCCGATCTGATCTTCACCGCGGTGCTGTTCGAGGGTTATCCGGAAGATCGCGCCCAGATCCGCGCCGAGATGGACGCTGTGCGCAATCACCGCGAGACGGTGCAGCCGGTTCGCGAAAAGACCGGCGGCTCGACCTTCAAGAACCCGCCGGGCCATTCGGCCTGGAAGCTGATTGACGAGGCAGGCTGCCGTGGCCTCGTCATCGGCGGAGCGCAGATGTCGTCGCTTCACTGCAATTTCATGATCAACATGGGGCAGGCGACCGGCTACGATCTCGAATATCTCGGCGAGCAGGTGCGCCGCGAGGTCTTCGAGAAAGAGGGCATCAAGCTCGAATGGGAAATCAAGCGCCTCGGCGTCTTCATGCCCGGTCGCGAAGTGCGCCCGTTCCAGGGCGTGACGAGCGAATAG
- the lpxC gene encoding UDP-3-O-acyl-N-acetylglucosamine deacetylase: MAIGLLGFQTTVSRPATLSGIGVHSGANVSITLNPAEADTGVVFQRLHDNGDITELKAVSSQVGNTDLCTVLGFSPTHSVATIEHVMAAVYALGLDNVVIEVQGAEMPIMDGSSLPFVEAIEQAGLVSLGVKRRYIRITKPVRIEHGGSWSEFRPYDGMRFEVEIDFDCPLIGRQKWAGDMNAAVFKSELSRARTFGFMRDVERLWASGHALGSSLENSVVISDDNTVINVEGLRYAKDEFVRHKTLDAVGDLSLAGVQFIGCYRSYRGGHKMNANALKALLADPSAYEVVETSTPRQRVAARELIAVSASEFTPWSA; this comes from the coding sequence ATGGCAATTGGCTTGCTGGGTTTTCAAACGACGGTTTCGCGTCCCGCTACGCTCTCGGGCATCGGCGTTCATTCGGGCGCGAATGTTTCGATCACGCTGAACCCGGCCGAAGCGGACACCGGCGTCGTTTTCCAGCGCCTGCATGATAATGGTGACATCACCGAACTGAAGGCCGTCTCCTCGCAGGTCGGCAATACAGACCTCTGCACCGTACTCGGCTTCTCTCCCACACATTCGGTTGCGACGATCGAACATGTCATGGCCGCCGTCTATGCACTCGGCCTCGACAATGTCGTGATCGAGGTGCAGGGCGCCGAAATGCCGATCATGGACGGCAGCTCGTTGCCTTTCGTCGAAGCGATCGAGCAGGCCGGCCTCGTCTCACTCGGCGTCAAGCGCCGCTATATTCGCATCACCAAGCCGGTGCGAATCGAGCATGGCGGCTCCTGGAGCGAATTCCGTCCCTATGACGGCATGCGATTCGAAGTCGAGATCGATTTCGACTGCCCGCTGATCGGCCGGCAGAAGTGGGCCGGCGACATGAACGCCGCCGTCTTCAAGTCCGAGCTCTCCCGCGCCCGCACCTTCGGCTTCATGCGCGATGTCGAGCGTCTCTGGGCATCGGGCCATGCGCTCGGTTCGTCGCTCGAAAATTCCGTCGTCATCTCGGACGACAATACCGTCATTAATGTCGAAGGCCTGCGTTACGCCAAGGACGAGTTCGTCCGCCACAAGACGCTTGATGCCGTCGGTGATCTGTCGCTCGCCGGCGTCCAGTTCATCGGCTGCTACCGGTCCTATCGTGGCGGCCACAAGATGAACGCCAATGCTTTGAAGGCGCTGCTCGCCGATCCCTCTGCCTATGAGGTGGTGGAGACATCGACGCCGCGTCAGCGCGTCGCCGCTCGTGAACTGATCGCCGTCAGCGCTTCGGAATTCACTCCCTGGTCGGCATGA
- the ftsZ gene encoding cell division protein FtsZ produces MTIKLQKPDITELKPRITVFGVGGGGGNAVNNMITAGLQGVDFVVANTDAQALTMTKAERIIQLGVNVTEGLGAGSQPEVGRAAAEECIDEIVDHLNGTHMCFVTAGMGGGTGTGAAPVVAQAARNKGILTVGVVTKPFHFEGGRRMRLAEMGIQELQKSVDTLIVIPNQNLFRIANDKTTFADAFAMADQVLYSGVACITDLMVKEGLINLDFADVRSVMREMGRAMMGTGEASGSGRALQAAEAAIANPLLDETSMKGAQGLLISITGGRDLTLFEVDEAATRIREEVDPDANIILGATFDESLEGIIRVSVVATGIDRAISEAAERNFQPAAKPAIRPSAAAAPAAAAVQPAPVMQAPKALDPIAQTIREAEMERELEIPTPRAAAPLQQPAAQQEVFRPQSKIFAAAPEAPAMRPQVQQQAPAPVMSQPALSQPVQPQPIQQPVRQEPIIRQAAEPVRMPKVEDFPPVVQAELDHRAQPASAHGQEERGPMGLLKRITNSLGRRDDDAVAADMTAAPPAASQQRRPLSPEASLYAPRRGNLDDQGRAVPQARMMQEDDQLEIPAFLRRQSN; encoded by the coding sequence ATGACCATCAAGCTGCAAAAGCCTGACATCACAGAGCTGAAGCCGCGCATCACCGTGTTTGGCGTCGGTGGCGGTGGCGGCAACGCCGTCAACAACATGATCACCGCCGGCCTCCAGGGCGTCGACTTCGTCGTTGCCAACACGGATGCCCAGGCGCTGACGATGACGAAGGCCGAACGCATCATCCAGCTCGGCGTCAATGTCACCGAAGGCCTCGGCGCCGGTTCGCAGCCGGAAGTCGGCCGCGCCGCCGCTGAAGAATGCATCGACGAGATCGTCGATCATCTGAACGGCACGCATATGTGCTTCGTCACCGCCGGCATGGGCGGCGGCACCGGCACGGGCGCTGCTCCGGTCGTCGCGCAGGCGGCCCGCAACAAGGGCATCCTGACGGTCGGCGTCGTCACCAAGCCGTTCCATTTCGAAGGCGGCCGCCGCATGCGCCTGGCCGAGATGGGCATCCAGGAACTGCAGAAGTCGGTCGACACGCTGATCGTCATTCCGAATCAGAATCTCTTCCGCATTGCCAACGACAAGACGACCTTCGCCGACGCTTTCGCAATGGCCGACCAGGTTCTCTATTCGGGCGTCGCCTGCATCACCGATCTGATGGTGAAGGAAGGCCTCATCAATCTCGACTTCGCCGACGTCCGCTCGGTGATGCGTGAGATGGGCCGCGCGATGATGGGCACCGGCGAAGCCTCCGGCTCCGGCCGCGCGCTGCAGGCTGCCGAGGCTGCCATCGCCAACCCGCTGCTCGACGAAACCTCGATGAAGGGTGCCCAGGGCCTGCTGATCTCCATCACCGGCGGTCGCGACCTTACGCTCTTCGAAGTCGACGAGGCTGCGACCCGTATCCGCGAGGAGGTCGATCCCGACGCCAACATCATCCTCGGCGCCACCTTCGACGAATCGCTTGAAGGCATCATCCGCGTTTCGGTCGTCGCGACAGGCATTGACCGGGCGATCAGCGAAGCCGCAGAACGCAACTTCCAGCCTGCCGCCAAACCCGCTATCCGTCCCTCCGCGGCTGCTGCTCCGGCAGCGGCCGCAGTTCAGCCTGCCCCGGTGATGCAGGCGCCGAAGGCCCTCGATCCGATCGCGCAGACCATTCGCGAAGCCGAGATGGAACGTGAGCTCGAAATTCCGACCCCGCGTGCCGCCGCACCGCTCCAGCAGCCTGCTGCGCAGCAGGAAGTATTCCGTCCGCAGAGCAAGATCTTCGCGGCTGCACCGGAAGCTCCGGCCATGCGTCCTCAGGTGCAGCAGCAGGCTCCGGCGCCGGTGATGAGCCAGCCCGCGCTGAGCCAGCCCGTCCAGCCGCAGCCCATTCAGCAGCCGGTCCGGCAGGAGCCGATCATCCGTCAGGCGGCTGAGCCGGTGCGCATGCCGAAAGTCGAGGATTTCCCGCCTGTCGTCCAGGCGGAACTCGACCATCGCGCCCAGCCGGCCTCCGCGCATGGCCAGGAAGAGCGCGGCCCGATGGGCCTGCTCAAGCGAATCACCAATTCGCTCGGCCGCCGTGACGACGACGCCGTTGCCGCCGACATGACCGCCGCACCGCCAGCCGCGTCGCAGCAGCGCCGTCCGCTGTCGCCGGAGGCAAGCCTCTATGCGCCGCGCCGCGGCAACCTCGACGACCAGGGCCGTGCGGTTCCGCAGGCTCGCATGATGCAAGAAGACGATCAGCTGGAAATTCCGGCATTCCTGCGTCGCCAGTCGAACTGA
- a CDS encoding D-alanine--D-alanine ligase: protein MSRKHVAVLMGGFSSERPVSLSSGKACAEALEAEGFRVTCIDVARDVSERLAELKPDVVFNALHGPFGEDGTIQGILEYLEIPYTHSGVLASALAMDKAKAKRVAAAAGIPVAESQVINRFAFPSAHPMKPPYVVKPVREGSSFGVVIVTEDQAHPPQVVSSPEWRYGEEVLVERYVYGRELTCGVMGETALGVTEVVPQGHNFYDYDSKYAAGGSKHVIPAKISPNIYQKIQTLALRAHQAIGCRGVSRSDFRYDDRFSEDGEIIWLEVNTQPGMTPTSLVPEMAGHAGYSFGQFLRWMVEDASCLR from the coding sequence ATGAGTCGCAAGCATGTCGCGGTCCTGATGGGCGGGTTTTCCTCGGAAAGGCCTGTCAGCCTTTCCTCGGGAAAGGCTTGCGCAGAGGCCCTCGAAGCTGAAGGCTTCAGGGTGACGTGCATCGACGTCGCCCGCGACGTTTCAGAAAGGCTTGCCGAGCTGAAGCCCGACGTTGTCTTCAATGCGCTTCACGGACCGTTCGGCGAAGATGGCACCATCCAGGGCATTCTCGAATATCTCGAGATCCCCTATACGCATTCGGGGGTGCTTGCGTCGGCGCTGGCAATGGACAAGGCCAAGGCGAAGCGCGTTGCCGCCGCCGCCGGCATTCCCGTTGCCGAATCACAGGTGATCAACCGCTTCGCCTTTCCCTCGGCGCATCCGATGAAGCCTCCCTATGTAGTGAAGCCTGTCCGCGAGGGGTCCAGCTTCGGCGTCGTCATCGTCACTGAAGATCAGGCGCATCCGCCGCAGGTCGTCAGCTCGCCCGAGTGGCGCTATGGCGAGGAGGTGCTCGTGGAGCGCTATGTCTACGGTCGTGAGCTCACTTGCGGCGTCATGGGTGAGACTGCGCTCGGCGTCACTGAGGTGGTGCCGCAGGGACACAATTTTTATGATTACGATTCCAAGTATGCGGCGGGCGGTTCAAAACACGTCATCCCTGCGAAAATTTCACCGAATATTTACCAAAAAATACAAACACTGGCACTAAGGGCGCATCAGGCAATCGGTTGCCGCGGCGTCAGTCGGTCCGACTTTCGTTACGACGATCGTTTCTCCGAAGACGGCGAAATCATCTGGCTGGAGGTCAATACCCAGCCCGGCATGACTCCAACCTCGCTCGTGCCCGAAATGGCCGGTCATGCCGGCTATTCCTTTGGTCAGTTTCTCCGGTGGATGGTGGAGGACGCGTCTTGTTTGCGTTGA
- a CDS encoding outer membrane protein assembly factor BamD, which translates to MGYAGSEGMMKTARALFASLLVLSAGASISGCQSDPDIDITKLGLETDPPDVLYTQGLANMKAGNMAEAARKFDAIDRENPFSEWARKALVMSTFVKYRQGKLDDALASGNRYMSQYPKSQDAAYVQYLIGLTYSKQIVDVTQDQRASAKTIEAMQAVIDNYPNSEYVDDAQAKIRYARDQLAGKEMQIGRYYMERKEYLAAISRFRIVVEKYPNTNQIEEALARLVEAYYAMGIVDEAQTAAAVLGHNYPDSQWYADSYKLLQTGGAEPRENKGSWIAAAGKKLLLGS; encoded by the coding sequence ATGGGTTATGCAGGATCTGAAGGTATGATGAAGACAGCGCGCGCTTTGTTCGCATCGCTTCTGGTGCTTAGCGCAGGCGCCTCGATCTCCGGCTGCCAGTCGGATCCCGATATCGATATCACAAAGCTCGGCCTCGAAACCGATCCGCCCGACGTGCTCTACACCCAGGGCCTCGCCAATATGAAGGCCGGCAACATGGCGGAAGCGGCGCGCAAGTTCGACGCAATCGATCGGGAGAACCCGTTCTCCGAATGGGCGCGCAAGGCGCTTGTGATGAGCACCTTTGTCAAATACCGCCAGGGCAAGCTCGATGATGCGCTTGCCTCGGGCAACCGTTACATGTCGCAATATCCGAAGTCCCAGGATGCCGCTTATGTGCAGTATCTCATCGGTCTCACCTATTCCAAACAGATCGTCGACGTGACCCAGGACCAGCGCGCCTCCGCCAAGACTATCGAGGCGATGCAGGCGGTGATCGACAACTATCCGAACTCCGAATATGTCGACGACGCGCAGGCGAAAATCCGCTACGCACGTGACCAGCTCGCCGGCAAAGAAATGCAGATCGGCCGCTACTATATGGAGCGGAAGGAATATCTGGCCGCAATCTCGCGCTTCCGCATCGTCGTCGAGAAATATCCGAACACGAACCAGATCGAAGAGGCGCTGGCCCGTCTCGTCGAAGCCTATTATGCCATGGGTATCGTCGACGAGGCTCAGACCGCGGCAGCCGTTCTTGGTCACAACTATCCGGACAGCCAGTGGTACGCCGATTCCTACAAGCTGCTGCAGACGGGTGGCGCCGAGCCGCGTGAAAACAAGGGCTCGTGGATCGCTGCGGCAGGCAAGAAACTTCTGCTCGGTTCCTAA
- the recN gene encoding DNA repair protein RecN, whose translation MLIQLSIRDIVLIERLDLAFETGLSVLTGETGAGKSILLDSLSLALGGRGDGGLVRHGEDRGQVTAVFDVGMDHGARLLLRENGIDDEGDLIFRRQQSADGRTKAYVNDQPVSVQLMRQAGQMLVEIHGQHDDRALVDTNAHRTLLDAFAGLADEVAEVSRLYRIWRDSERTLKKHREKVESAAREADYLRSSVEELEKLSPQDGEEVELAESRQRMMKAERIAGDIAEASEFLNGNASPVPHIASLVRRLERKSHEAPGLLEETVTLLDAALDQLSNAQMEVEAALRKTEYDPRELERVEERLFALRAASRKYSVPVTELPALAVRMIADLADLDEGEERLARLEAEVGLARENYDRAARSLSDKRRQAGTALAAAVMAELPALKLERARFMVEITTDAHEALPEGIDVVEFHVQTNPGTRPGSIMKVASGGELSRFLLALKVALADRGSAPTLVFDEIDTGVGGAVADAIGQRLKRLSERVQVLSVTHAPQVAARAATHLLISKGPAAEGSEKIATRVATMAQKDRTEEIARMLAGASVTEEARAAAKRLLAGNG comes from the coding sequence ATGCTGATCCAGCTTTCGATCCGCGATATCGTCCTGATCGAGCGGCTGGATCTTGCCTTCGAGACCGGTCTTTCCGTGCTGACGGGCGAGACCGGAGCGGGCAAATCCATCCTGCTCGACAGTCTGTCGTTGGCGCTCGGCGGGCGAGGCGACGGCGGTCTGGTGCGCCATGGTGAAGACAGGGGCCAGGTGACGGCGGTGTTCGACGTCGGCATGGACCACGGGGCCCGTTTGCTCCTGCGTGAAAACGGCATCGACGACGAGGGCGACCTGATCTTCCGCCGTCAGCAATCAGCTGACGGGCGTACCAAGGCCTATGTCAACGACCAGCCGGTCAGCGTGCAGCTGATGCGCCAGGCGGGTCAGATGCTGGTCGAGATTCACGGCCAGCACGATGATCGCGCTCTTGTCGACACCAATGCTCACCGCACCCTGCTCGATGCCTTCGCCGGCCTTGCCGATGAAGTTGCGGAGGTTTCCCGCCTGTATCGAATCTGGCGCGACAGCGAACGGACGCTGAAAAAGCACCGCGAGAAGGTGGAAAGTGCGGCGCGCGAGGCCGACTATCTGCGTTCCTCCGTGGAAGAGCTCGAGAAACTCTCACCACAGGACGGCGAGGAGGTCGAACTCGCCGAAAGCAGGCAGAGGATGATGAAGGCGGAGCGGATCGCCGGCGATATTGCCGAAGCCTCCGAATTCCTGAACGGCAATGCCTCGCCGGTGCCGCATATCGCCTCGCTGGTGCGCCGACTGGAGCGCAAGAGCCATGAAGCGCCCGGGCTGCTCGAAGAGACGGTGACGCTGCTCGACGCCGCACTCGACCAGCTTTCCAATGCGCAAATGGAAGTCGAAGCGGCGCTGCGCAAGACCGAATACGATCCTCGGGAGCTGGAGCGGGTAGAGGAGCGGCTTTTCGCGCTCAGAGCCGCGTCGCGCAAATATTCAGTGCCCGTCACCGAGCTGCCGGCGCTCGCGGTGCGCATGATCGCCGACCTTGCCGACCTCGATGAGGGCGAGGAGCGGCTTGCGCGGCTCGAAGCGGAGGTCGGTCTGGCGCGGGAGAATTACGATCGGGCGGCGCGATCGCTTTCCGACAAGCGCCGTCAAGCCGGCACCGCGCTGGCTGCCGCCGTGATGGCCGAGCTGCCGGCGCTGAAGCTCGAACGCGCTCGCTTCATGGTCGAGATCACCACGGATGCGCATGAGGCGCTTCCCGAAGGCATCGACGTCGTCGAGTTCCATGTCCAGACCAATCCCGGTACACGCCCCGGCTCGATTATGAAGGTCGCCTCAGGCGGAGAACTGTCGCGTTTCCTGCTGGCGCTCAAGGTGGCGCTCGCCGATCGCGGGTCGGCCCCGACGCTCGTCTTCGACGAAATCGATACCGGGGTCGGCGGCGCGGTGGCCGATGCGATCGGCCAGCGGCTGAAGCGGCTGTCCGAGCGGGTCCAGGTGCTGTCGGTTACTCATGCGCCACAGGTCGCCGCACGGGCGGCAACTCATCTTCTGATCTCCAAAGGGCCGGCGGCCGAGGGTTCTGAAAAGATCGCCACCCGCGTGGCGACGATGGCGCAGAAGGATCGCACCGAAGAGATCGCTCGCATGCTGGCCGGCGCTTCGGTGACAGAAGAGGCGAGGGCGGCTGCCAAGCGGCTGCTGGCCGGTAACGGCTGA
- the ftsA gene encoding cell division protein FtsA, translating into MSLFGSSHFGLPRLKPLSSKRSHIVSVLDIGSTKVVCMIGRLTPREESQILPGRTHNIEIIGIGHQRSRGIKTGVIADLDALEGVIRLAVDAAERMAGLTVESLIVNLTAGRLGSDIYTATIDLGGQEVELNDLKKVLSAACQQSLRQDRSVLHSLATGFSLDGERGIRDPLAMYGDALGVDMHVVTAERSALKNLELSVNRAHLSVEGIVATPYASGLAALVDDEVELGCAAIDMGGGTTTISVFAEGKLVHTDAVGLGGHHVTTDLARGLSTRIEDAERLKVVHASALSNSSDERELISIPPIGEDDRDQPSQVPRALVSRIVSARIEETMELIRDRIQRSGFSPIVGKRVVLTGGASQLTGLAEVARRILARNVRIGRPMGVSGLPTAAKGPAFSTAVGLMIYPQVADMETHASQSGLLMSLGGNNSRIARMGQWLKESF; encoded by the coding sequence ATGAGCTTGTTTGGTTCATCCCATTTCGGACTGCCGCGCCTGAAACCGCTCTCGTCGAAGCGGTCGCATATCGTTTCGGTGCTCGATATCGGCTCGACCAAGGTCGTCTGCATGATCGGCCGGCTGACGCCGCGCGAGGAAAGCCAGATCCTGCCGGGCCGCACGCACAATATCGAGATCATCGGTATCGGCCATCAGCGCTCCCGCGGTATCAAGACCGGCGTCATAGCCGATCTCGACGCGCTGGAAGGCGTCATCCGCCTTGCCGTCGACGCGGCGGAACGCATGGCCGGGCTGACGGTCGAGAGCCTGATCGTCAATCTCACGGCTGGCCGCCTCGGCAGCGACATCTATACCGCGACGATCGATCTCGGCGGTCAGGAAGTCGAGCTCAACGATCTGAAGAAAGTGCTGTCGGCTGCCTGCCAGCAGTCGCTGCGACAGGACCGCTCGGTGCTGCATTCGCTGGCGACCGGCTTCTCGCTCGATGGCGAGCGCGGTATCCGCGATCCGCTCGCGATGTATGGCGACGCGCTCGGCGTCGACATGCACGTCGTGACGGCAGAGCGCTCGGCGCTCAAGAACCTCGAGCTCAGCGTCAATCGAGCACATCTGTCGGTCGAAGGCATTGTCGCGACGCCCTACGCATCGGGTCTTGCTGCTCTCGTCGACGACGAGGTCGAACTCGGTTGCGCGGCGATAGACATGGGCGGCGGCACGACGACGATCTCAGTGTTTGCCGAGGGCAAGCTCGTTCATACCGATGCCGTCGGTCTCGGCGGTCATCATGTCACCACCGACCTCGCGCGCGGCCTTTCGACCCGTATCGAAGATGCGGAGCGGCTGAAGGTCGTGCATGCCTCCGCGCTTTCGAATTCCTCCGATGAGCGCGAGCTGATTTCGATCCCGCCGATCGGTGAGGATGATCGCGATCAGCCGTCGCAGGTGCCGCGGGCGCTGGTTTCACGTATCGTCTCGGCGCGGATCGAGGAGACGATGGAGCTCATTCGCGACCGTATCCAGCGCTCCGGCTTCAGCCCGATCGTCGGAAAACGCGTCGTGCTGACCGGCGGAGCGAGCCAGCTGACCGGGCTTGCCGAGGTAGCGCGGCGCATTCTTGCCCGCAACGTCCGCATCGGCCGGCCGATGGGCGTTTCGGGGCTGCCGACGGCGGCCAAGGGCCCGGCTTTTTCGACGGCCGTCGGCCTGATGATCTATCCGCAGGTCGCGGACATGGAGACACATGCGTCACAGAGCGGTCTGCTCATGTCGCTTGGGGGAAATAACAGTCGCATAGCCCGGATGGGCCAGTGGCTGAAGGAAAGCTTCTGA
- a CDS encoding cell division protein FtsQ/DivIB, whose translation MFALRVKRIGRPSHHAVLPVLEAEERFVLPRPLRRVTRFLISLGSGRIYIPAHTGTVSALAFLAATGLYGMSLGGHTEAVAQATTTAAGFAIEDVKVSGNSETSEIEILQLIGLDGTTSLVALDVDAARRKIAHLPWVENVEVRKIYPKTIEVKLKERQAYAIWQHGQELSLIEKNGSVIAPLRDNKFSALPLVVGRDAETAAASLDDAFSKWPDVKARVKAYVWISGRRWDLHMDNGVIVKLPEDGIDQALATLSKFDKEHQLLERDIAAVDLRLPDRTAIQLTPEAAVRRQAAVTERTKELKKSGQNI comes from the coding sequence TTGTTTGCGTTGAGGGTCAAGAGAATTGGGCGCCCCAGCCATCACGCCGTGCTTCCGGTCTTGGAAGCCGAAGAGCGATTCGTGCTGCCGCGTCCGCTGCGCCGCGTCACGCGTTTCCTGATCAGTCTCGGCAGTGGCCGCATCTATATCCCTGCTCATACGGGCACGGTGTCGGCGCTTGCCTTCCTGGCTGCGACCGGCCTCTACGGGATGTCGCTCGGCGGTCACACTGAAGCCGTCGCGCAGGCGACGACGACGGCCGCGGGCTTTGCGATCGAGGACGTAAAGGTTTCCGGCAATTCGGAAACATCGGAAATCGAAATCCTGCAACTGATCGGTCTCGACGGCACGACCTCGCTGGTCGCGCTCGACGTCGATGCGGCCCGCCGGAAGATTGCGCATCTTCCCTGGGTCGAGAATGTCGAGGTCCGCAAGATTTATCCGAAGACGATCGAGGTGAAGCTCAAGGAGCGCCAGGCCTATGCGATCTGGCAACACGGGCAGGAGCTTTCCCTGATCGAGAAGAACGGCAGCGTCATTGCGCCGCTGCGCGACAACAAGTTTTCGGCGCTGCCGCTCGTCGTCGGCCGCGACGCCGAGACCGCGGCGGCTTCGCTCGATGACGCCTTCTCGAAGTGGCCCGACGTGAAGGCCCGCGTCAAGGCTTATGTCTGGATATCGGGCCGTCGTTGGGATCTGCACATGGATAACGGCGTCATCGTCAAGCTGCCGGAAGACGGCATCGACCAGGCGCTGGCGACGCTTTCGAAGTTCGACAAGGAGCACCAGCTCCTGGAGCGGGATATCGCCGCGGTCGATCTGAGATTGCCGGACCGAACCGCAATCCAGCTGACGCCGGAAGCGGCGGTCCGCCGGCAGGCGGCGGTCACGGAGCGTACGAAGGAATTGAAGAAGTCGGGGCAGAATATATGA
- a CDS encoding UDP-glucose 4-epimerase family protein — protein sequence MRYLVTGAAGFVGRPLVKRMHAERNCDLVASTRSQTSAFPPDVEHFPIEITDGTDWVAALEGVDVIIHLAARVHIMNDRAADPLAEFRRTNTAATLNLAEQAARAGVKRFVFVSTIKVNGEKNDRPFRHDDTPKPIDPYGISKLECEIGLREIAARTGMEVVIIRPPLVYGPGARGNFALLVNLVRKKLPLPFASLKNRRTLVAVQNLVDLILACATHPAAAGETFLAGDGEDLSTPELIRGIAAGLGVKPILLPFPPALLHMAAKAVGKDAVYQRLCGSLQVDTSRARDILGWSPVVAPREGLKLAVK from the coding sequence ATGCGATACCTCGTCACCGGCGCTGCCGGCTTCGTCGGTAGACCGCTCGTCAAACGGATGCACGCAGAAAGAAATTGCGATCTTGTGGCCAGCACGAGATCCCAGACCTCGGCCTTTCCGCCGGATGTCGAGCATTTTCCGATTGAAATAACCGACGGCACCGACTGGGTGGCAGCGCTTGAAGGCGTCGATGTCATCATCCATCTCGCCGCCCGCGTTCACATCATGAACGACCGCGCGGCCGATCCGCTTGCGGAATTCCGCCGAACGAACACCGCCGCCACGCTGAATCTCGCCGAACAGGCCGCCCGCGCAGGTGTGAAGAGATTCGTTTTCGTTAGCACCATCAAGGTCAACGGGGAAAAGAACGATCGGCCATTCCGGCACGACGACACGCCGAAACCGATCGATCCCTACGGCATTTCGAAGCTGGAATGCGAAATTGGCCTGCGCGAAATCGCAGCGCGCACCGGCATGGAAGTTGTCATCATCCGCCCGCCGCTGGTCTATGGCCCCGGCGCGCGCGGCAACTTCGCCCTGCTCGTCAATCTTGTCCGCAAGAAACTGCCGCTTCCCTTCGCTTCGCTGAAGAACCGTCGCACATTGGTCGCAGTGCAAAATCTCGTGGATTTGATCCTCGCCTGCGCGACTCATCCAGCCGCCGCGGGCGAGACTTTCCTCGCCGGGGATGGTGAAGACCTCTCGACGCCGGAGCTCATCAGGGGAATTGCCGCAGGCCTCGGCGTCAAGCCGATACTGCTCCCCTTCCCGCCTGCGCTGCTACACATGGCGGCGAAGGCGGTCGGGAAGGACGCCGTCTATCAGCGCCTTTGCGGTTCGCTGCAGGTCGACACATCCCGGGCGCGCGACATTCTCGGCTGGTCACCGGTAGTCGCCCCGCGCGAGGGGCTGAAACTGGCAGTGAAATAG